TTGCTAATCACCAAGATGCTTGTgacacctgggaaataatttATCTTCAGGTTCATCTTCCTTTTTCTCTACAGGGTAGGAGTCTTTAATTTGCCCAAGAGAACAGGGAGGGAGCTAGGAATTTGAAATGTGTATACACACTGGTGGTCTTTTGCTACCACAGTTCTTTCTGTTACACCTGGAGTATACATTAGactaaattctctgctggtgtaaatatTGACTTCATTGAAGTTACACCGAAAGAGAGTGTGGCCCAAAGTAGATACGCTGTTACGCAAGTAGATATGCTCTTAGATGCAGCCACTAACAGCAAGTCTAGTTAGAAATTCCCATCAATGAGTGTCTAAGGGTATGgctgcactgcaataaaacatgTGCAGTTGGCCTGTGTTAGCTGACTTTTCCTCTTGGCTCAGGGGCTACAAAACTAcactgtagacattcaggcttgaaCTGAAACATGGGCTCTGGGACCCGGCaagaagggaaggtcccagagcctgggctccagcccaaggccgAATGTCTACATTGAAATTTTATAGccttgcagcctgagccccatgagcgcAAGTCAGGTGATGTAGGATAGCCATGGGTATTTTATTGCCAAGTAGATATACCCTAAAAGGCCACAGAAGGAGCTCAAGCCCTGTCATAAGAAATGGTGCCACAGGAATTTGTAAATTGCATGCCACGGAAAATACCTGAAGATGGCAACATGAGGGAATGGCTGAAGAGCCACAAGAAAAATGAAGTGTGATGGAAATATAAGGGAgttaatggggtgggggtggggtaagaAACCCCTCTTCACGCACAAACTGCTTGTTAGCAATTCTGGGATGTCAACAGGAATGAAATAATTGTGAGCTGATGTGGATTTGTGAACTGAAGATCAAAGCGATGTATGATGCTGTCAGGCACAGCGTTAGTTCAGGCATGTATCTTGCATCTGTCATTAACCTCTCTGCTGCAGTCTGGACTGTGCAAACGTTTCATCAGCAGTGTTAGTGGGATGTCCCTCCAAGCAACAGGAATTGCATTCCCAGAAGCACACAGCCACAGAAACCAAACACGTTGCCCTGATACAGCCAGTGGCACTGGACAAACTCATTTCCCTGACATTCAGTTGCACGGGGCAGACACAGCGCCATGTTATACCTGATTCACCTGGGCACACCATACAAGCATTTTTCCCTGACATGACATATCCCATCAGATGTAACAAACCTTTCCCTGACATTACTGATGCAAACCTCTACCTGACACGCCCCTGTTTCTCTGCCTGATGCATCAGTTTATCTTGCACGAATGCATTTTCCTGCCATGTCCACTGTACCTCACAGCACTGAAGGTGTAAAGGTGAAGAAAATGAGGTTCCCAGCTCTCCCGTCTGCACAAGCGCTATATCCTAGGCACCTCTCTGGCCAGATCTTGTGTGAATCACCAATTTGAGTATTTGTCAGGCAAGCTATTGCAAGAATAAGTCTTCACCTGAGATCAAAATTGGCCTGTAACTGTGTGGAGGCGATCTTGAACTGGGAGCTTCACCATGAAAGTCTGAGATGGAAGATACAAGCAGAGGCAAAAATTGAGACCTGGTGACTGTACAGGATAAGGGAAGGAAGGCCCCCAACAAAGACCAGTCTGCAGCTACCCACTTTCTTCTGCATCATACATAGAACCATCCATTTCTTCAGTCTTGTTCCCTGGTTACAGGAAATAGACTGGACTACCTCCGCAGAGGCAGAGTTGAATTAATACTAAATTGGACCCGGCTCCATTACATTTTAGGGTTGTGTTTGAAACATCACGTCCCACccattagatttttttctcctgatcctcctgccccactcctggaaTGAATTCTCCCAGTTCCCACCCACCCTGCCTGAAGGACTCTTTGGTCTGCCTCCtactcctgactccctgatttaCCTTCCACCTGAAGCAGCCCAGCCACTCAGCAGGCAGCAAACAGCTATGCACTGTGCTGCCACTTGGCTTTCGATGTACTGCTCTCTCTGGGCCTAGATCCCACAGCCCCAGGCATCCTGCCCTCACCTGGCCCTGCCTCCAAATTCTTTTGAGCCCAGTGGGTAATCAAAGTGGAAATGGTTGTTTCTCATTGGTTTTAATCTCGTGCTCATGACTACAACATTTCTGATAATAATAATCATCGTCATAGTACTAAAAACAGTATTTACAACAAGCTTCAGGTCAGAATTACACACCAAGCAAACACTCAGCACTACAGAGAGTAGGACAGGATTAATATCTTGCAGACATCTTCTCAGCTCCCACCGGTGTGAGACACGGACATTTGACAGTTTCAACCATTTCTTacacacaaacattttatttatttattcattaactttaaaatttattgtcaCTATAAGGATGAGATGATTCTGGCGATGATTCCGCAGTGTACACAGATGCTTATCTAAGACAACTGCTACTTACAAACTGATCATTAGCTACTGTTAAGAAATTCAACCCtcagtttcctttccttttccctaCCCTGCCCCTAACATGCTTCCTGTCCCTGGACACTGCTGGGGCCAAACAACAGTCCTGGCCTTTCTCTGACCCTGGCAGAGAGGTTTGTGGCTAAGCTAGCCCTTCCCTTTGGAGCAGAGCTTTTCCCTAATATCCATAAACATGTTGTGGCCATAGAGGGATCTTCTCTATTTAAAAGGAGAATTTATTCTCTGGTAGATTAGGGAGAGGCTAGCGGCCTTGTTTCCAGCAGCTGCTGTCACTTCTTTACCACACTATTTGGCTTTTGTGACCAATTGCTACCCATCTGGTTTGGGGCATGGCAGATTCCTTACACTCTGCCAGCTCGTTGTAGATGGAAAACCTGCAGCTTCAGAACTGAGTCAGCAAATATTTGTTGGGCGCAAGGGGAACTTTACACCAAATATGAAATCCCTATCTGCTTTGGCATCTTGACACCACCTGGTGCCTTTGTGCTAGATGACATTCCAGCCCTGCTTATCCCAACCCTGGTTTGTGACACCCCTCAGCGCCTGCCTACACAACTGCCAGGAACCATTCTATGTACAGTAAAAGGAAGCAGTATATACATGTCTGTGGCACCCACTGGGCCAAGAGCATATAGTTGTTTGGACAAATCATTCTCCTTGGTGACATTGCCTCCACAGAGCCGCACTGGAGGAGTAGTGTGCCTCACCTGAAGAGTGGCTTTTTGAAGGTAATGTGTGCAAAGGGCACCAGTTACTAGAAAGTAACCTCCTGTTCCCCTTGATGGCCTGTTAGTTCATCCTGGGTTCCGAAACAGACTCCATTATGGCCATTGGGAGAGGGGAAGTTTGTGACACAGTGAGGATGAATTTCAGTCCATGATTCCTTCCCGTATCTGTGCCTATATTCCTGTTCCCTTTCCTTGGAAACACTGCACTGGTCTGGAAGAAAGGTACCAGTACACTGCAAAAGTTGGAAGGTGGGAGGAAAGAATCTTTGCTGCTCTATGTTCCAAAAGGAAAAAGAGCTGCCATGTTCTCCCCCACAATATCCTCCCACAAGGAAATGCTCTTGTGCAAGCCGAATCCTGCACAAACACCCTATAACAAGTCTTCACTGAGTTTAAGATGGTGCCTTCTTGCACTTTAGCCACAGACATAAGAAGGCCAGTTGATGTATCAATCAAGTCAAATTCAGATCTGGCGTTAAGTGTCTGCAACTCTATTGACCTCAGTGATGGAATGGCAGACCCCTTACAGTTGGCTCATCATCTGCTTTTACAGCAGCCATCTCTGTAAACAATGACCTTACATTTCTACCGCCGTGACTGCACCAGAAGCAGGCACACAAACATCTCCTAACCCCTTCTGTCCTCTCCCTGGCAGCGtgttcccccccaaccccccccccacacacacacctgtcttTTCCAAAGCTGCCATTCTGGAAATACCATTGAAGAGATCAGGGTGTCCTTTGCTACACCGAAGAGCCAGAGCTCTCTGGTTCATTCTATGATCTTTGGTCCAAATGTCTCTCCTGTAATGGTATTGAAGAGTCACATCCATCTTTGGGAAGAGGGAACAATAATTCTCCCAAATTAGAGTTTTTCTAAAGGCTGGTGGGCTGATTCACAATCACATACCCTTTCTAGTTTATTTACTTACTGAAGTGAAATGTTATTGTTTGTGAAATTGATTGACAGTCCTGGAAATCGAGCCACCCCGATTATCCATAGAATCGGGTTCAACACAGGCAGTAACTGTGCAGGCTTCCCCGACACTGCTTAGCCAGCGTGCCCCAGTCTTGCCTCTACAACtgagagggtagttcagtctACAGGCTTATTCAGCCCGTGGCCAACTAGGCTATCCACTAATGCCTGTGGTGATGGTATTTTTTGTGATATGGGCACCTGTCCACTAGGCTCTGAGACCCCCAGCTAATTTCACATGGGCTACCAAAGCACTATCAGAAAGTAACGACTAAGTCGCTACCTACCTGGGCTGGCTTCAAACCAGTGACCCAAGGTGAAAGGCTCTGCATGACATAACCAATTCCTTGAGCCATCTGGTCTCCTTCTCCATCTGCTGGGAAACAATGGATCCATTAACCACTCCCTCACAAGGAAGAAATCCTCACTATTTACTGCCCATTGTCTTGACACTGATATCTGGCTCAGAGCAAACACCAAGAGTAGTATAAGCTCTGGATAGGAAATCCATATCTCCATGACACTGCTGGTTGAATTTATTAATATCTGAATTCTTTACATCTGTttaagaaagatttttaaaaaagaacaaaatcccAAAGAGAAGCTGATTGATTGGTTATTGACTGATTCTATACTTCATATGAACTAGCTGCTATTATGCTTAGAGGTACCCCATGGCCTGTGATCCCCCACAAGTACTGAACAGTtaaggatggagagagagaagcgTGTAGCTGAGGAACGAACaccagagggtggggggaaatgaggAACCGAATGTTGCATCtagacaaacaaaataaaatgggtTGGGTGGTTGGTTGTCAGGAACCAGGTGCTAGATGTGTAGAAAAGCCCTTTATCCAGAGATCTCCTCCCGCTGTTCCTTGTTCCTGCGAACCTCAGCTGCATGCAGTTCCTGCAAAGACATGGAAAGGGTTACAGCATCTGCAGGCTGCATAGGGCAAACCCAAGGCTGTTTCCCATCTCCTCTCAGTTTAATCTACAACTGAACAGTTTCTGTTTTTGTGCATGCATCTCCTCATCCTCAGGAGCCTGGCACCATCAAACACATGCACTAGAATATTGTCATAGTTGgggtaattccactgaagccactAGACTTACACCTAGGGTAATTTTAGCCCCCTCCTATGCAGAGCTCAGAAGACCAGGCATATCACATGAATGTTCTGTGAATGGGTCTTCAGTACCAGTGTTCAGAGCCTGCTGCAGCTGGCTCACAGAAGGAGCCCCACACAAATGATGTCCTGCCCCACACTGAGACCGGAAGCGGTTGTAGCCTCTGGCCCCAGAGATGAGCAGTTATCAAACCGCAGTGCAGCAGAGGAGACCTGAGGTCAGTGCTGCCTTTGGGCTCCCAAGCAAGGGCCAGCAGAAGATAAAGTAACATTCTCTGCCATTAGACCGGAGGAGGGGGAGCCTGAGCCTGCTACACTAATCTCAGGTGCACGTCTCCTCCATCTCATGGTATCCTGAGCTACTGCTGAAGAACTCTGTTTAGTACCTGTTCTGATGGAGGAGAGGTCAGATGTGGTAAGAAAGTGCCCAAAACTCAGTGCTCACTTTCACACAGCCAAGTATAGagtcccacccccctccaaaaacgtatgaggcagagagagagagagagagagagagagagaaggaagaaaactgGGGAGCAGGGCTCCAGAGGGAAGGGGTAAGCAGAGCACATTCAACACCTTGGGGAGGGAGAGTTACACAAGGTAGCCTAGGAAAATGGTGGTGCAGGAGATATAGATTGTATACAGAGCTCTGCTCTCATGGTGAACATCCCAGCTGTGTCTGAGGTCAACAGGCCAAGCTACAGATGCTAGGCAAAGGCTTTGGTACCAGTAGCCACTATAATATAGGCAGGTGTCCTGGCCCTGCCCATTCTCTaggtgtgctgggacaagggaatCTAGCACTTGCCTTCTCACGCAGTCGCTCCCTCAAGGCAGCTAGGTGAGCTTCACGGATCTCCTTGCTCAGCTCCATCTTGTAGTTGAGCTTCTCCTCAGCCAGCCGGCTGAAGTTATTGTTCTCCTCCAGGGCCTTGTGCAGCACCTCCCGCTCGTGCTCCCGCTTCTCCGCCAGCTGCTTCAGCACTTGGgcctcctgggtctgtgggaagCCAATAGTGTATGTGAAAGGAATTCTTCATGTCCCTTGTCTCAGAGATGCTTCCCTGATCTGATCTGCAATGTCTCCCTGGAGGTGCCACAACCACCTCCTTTGGGTGTCTGTCCAAAACCTAGCAACTCTGTTATAGGATTTGCACTCAATATTTACTCTAAACTGATCTGCCCCTCTTAAGGCTttgaccattgcttcttgtccaacCATCTTGCATTCATGTGGCTACCCCCCTCCATCCATTAGATGATATTTAGATATTGCGACCATGTTCTCCTCACCCCACAAATCCTTTCTAGATCACATGCGACAAATTTTCAAACCTCTACATTTGCACCTGCATTTCAGGCAGGTAGATGTTAAACATCCCAAATTCTGTCTTTGCTGTGTGAGCAATATTGTTGGTGCAATTTGCAAGCTATGTAGAGACTCCTCTGGAAATCTGTCCCTATATATTAAACTGCCTCTTCTCCTGCTCTTACCCACAAGTTTCTGTAGTGTCGTGGTTTGCCTCTTTTTATAGTTTCTCTAATTTTCCAATATTTTTCTCTATTAAGACTTTAAATTATGGTCATAAATGAAGTGCAAAAAGAGCATTGCCAGCTGTTAAAAAAGCAATGACATGGTGCAAAAGGCACTGATTCTAAGCTTTACTGGACGTGTGGCTTATATTTATATCTCCTATAGAGATAGCTAGTGATAGAGATTTTCATTCTGCAGCATCGGGTCACACATATAATTCTCTATGAAAATCTAAACCAGAGGACCACAGGATTCCATAGatccacagattttaaggccagaagggaccaatgtgatcatctgttctaacctcctgcataacacaggccagagaatttcatccagtgattcCTACATCAAACCTAACAACTGGGGGTTGAACAAGAGTGTAACACACAGCACTATTACCAATCACAAGATGTGGCTCCTAAGTAAAATCAACGGTGTTGTTCACCCCCAGCACTGTATCTGTTTTTCTGTCCCCAATTATGAGTTGCGGTCACTTGGAGGGCTTGGTTAAAACATGATTGGTCATATAAGTTAGCATTTCCCTAGAAAATCCTGCtaccttcctcctctcctctgcagCCTCCAGCCTCTtctgcagctcctccagggaCAGGTCCTTCTTCTTAGGAGGAGAAGACAGGACTGGACTCTCCGGGGACAAGTCCGAAGGGGACTTCAGGATCACTTCAAAGCTCTGGCCAGATGCCCTTTTGTCCAGCTGCTTCACCTCCATGTCTATGACAGAAGAACAGAAGCACTTGATGGATTATAGGACACTTATGAAAGAGCTAATTTGATAAAGGCACCTTGCAGAAGCTGCTAAGTCAAGCCCTGAAGCTATGATCACCAAGTGAGACCTGGTTGTGATGAGATGCTTCTAAATGGGGTGTATTGTCACTTGAGTCTCTGCTGGAGAGTTTCAGAGAGGTGAGAATTTGAAGTCAATCATTAATTGCTGGTAAAAGGGACAATGACACTGTACAACCTAGAAGTAGGAGCATCATTGTCACATGTTATGGTGCAGACCAACAGGAGGCAGTGGTGGTCAGTAAGTAAAGGGGATTCGGGGATCCAGCTGAACCTGCAGGGGGAATTTTGGGAGGCAGAATGGAATTACCCatgttggaatttggccaggacaccggAATTAACTTCCCTGCTCTTATGAAAAGGACCACGAGGCCTTTGGTGACCACAGGAGGTCAATACCTTGGTCTTACATTCTATCTGAAAGATCCAGCAGCAGGATCTTTCTCTCTGCCCATTCACAGGCTTTTCACAGGAACTGCATACAGAATTGTGTTGTGTAGCCAATGCAATTAATCTTACAGCCACAGAATAAGTACAGCATAGCTGATGGCAGCCACAGAAAGGCCATACTACTGATAACATCAAGACTCATATCCCAGGATATGTAATGGTGCTGTTTGGTAACAGTCCTACTGTTTCTCTGTGTGTAAATATGGGTCACAGGTTAATAAACTATtctaaggaaaaagaaaaaggagtacttgtggcaccttagagactaaccaatttatttgagcataagctttcgtgagctacagctcactttatcggatgtagctcacgaaagcttatgctcaattaaatttgttagtctttaaggtgccacaagtcctccttttctttttgtggatacagactaacatggctgctactctgaaacctattctaaGGAACTGGACTAAAATACCATGCTCCAGTAATACAGAAAACTTGGATCAGGACATGAAAACGGTCTCTCTCCCTAGTCAGGAACCCAGCCTAATGTACTGAAGTCCTCCAAGATTTACAGAAGCTGCCTGCAGATTGGATCTACAAGAGATTCTGTGCGTATGTCATTTACCTCCATACTGGTAGATGGTATTGGGGTGCGGCTGAGTGTGGAAACAGGAGCAGATCAGTGAGAGCAAGGACAGCTCCTTCATTTTCTCCTTGTAGgctgaaaagaaacaaacagcaaTGAGTGGAGAGGTCTACTGGCAGTCTCATGTCTTTCtcagggggaaggaagcagagggaTACACAGAGACTCATTTGTCACTATTGGACTCTCTGAAGGCCTTTCCAAATAGTCAGATGCTGAGATACTGTATCGGTGATTCCCACATCCACTGCGGTACAGTAAGCTACACAGGGAGATGCCTTAAATGTGTTTTACCATCTTTGCAGCTCTGAATCACCCAGGAGGAATCTTCCCCCCAGTTGCAAGAAAGGCAGGTTGGGAGCTGGTGAATTTCAGCACTTATAAATAACTACACAGTGAAGGCTGCCCAGATACCTCCCCTAAACAGTTCTAAACTCAGTAATTAAGAATGACATTTAAAAAGCAAACCCTGCAGCCTGTAGAGAGGATCCCCTCCATTTTATGATCCTGCATTTCTGATGTCAATCAGTAATTTACAATGAAAAGAAGAGATAAGGCCAGGTTTGTTGGGAACCAAGGTAaatttgggggaaggagggatagctcagtggtttgagcgttggcctgctaaacccagagttgtgagctcagtccttgatggggcccatttagggatctggggcaaaaactggggattggtcctgctttgagcagggggttgcactagatgacctcctgaggtctcctccgaccctgatattcaatGAAGCACTACTGAGAACTGGACCAATGATGCATGTAAATGGCTTTTAACTGTAGCTTGCAGGGTGAATGAAACTGACCACAAACCTGGCTCTCGCTGTGTCCTGAAGCCACAGCCCAAGGACAGAGCTCTGGGCTCAGGGCGACAGAGACTGAGTGATGCTAAGGGTTGCCTGGATGGTAATTTGATGATGTAAAGGGGGTTGCTATGAGTTAACTGGGTAACGTTGAGGACGAAACTCACCACACCAAGGGGTGCTACTGTGCCTCTGACCTTCTAGCTGGGATAAGCAGGATTGTCAATGACCCTAAGTTTTGCAAGATAAGAATTGTCCACTGAACCCCCATCCTGCCACTCTGCATCTTTGTGGCAGGTCTACCTgtcacatgggtcaggacagtcCCAGGAAAAGGACTCCTGCTGGAGGCACTGACTCACAAAAAAAAGAATGCCGATTCAGCACACTGTGAAGCCAAGAGCCCGGGAGGGTGGCAGGCCCACAGTGGAGATCCCTGCACCTCTGACTTTCCAGTGCAGCAGCATCTCTAGTGCAGATCTTTATCTCAGCA
This sequence is a window from Eretmochelys imbricata isolate rEreImb1 chromosome 13, rEreImb1.hap1, whole genome shotgun sequence. Protein-coding genes within it:
- the STMN3 gene encoding stathmin-3 isoform X1, with the protein product MRASCREGNQAARAWPRRWLQPPTAESDLPLFHSIAALQRKASKAFFRSSLLLHLPSSIHSATHLATMASTVSAYKEKMKELSLLSLICSCFHTQPHPNTIYQYGDMEVKQLDKRASGQSFEVILKSPSDLSPESPVLSSPPKKKDLSLEELQKRLEAAEERRKTQEAQVLKQLAEKREHEREVLHKALEENNNFSRLAEEKLNYKMELSKEIREAHLAALRERLREKELHAAEVRRNKEQREEISG
- the STMN3 gene encoding stathmin-3 isoform X4: MNNTGVPAALTVKEAVFFWFLNGWLQPPTAESDLPLFHSIAALQRKASKAFFRSSLLLHLPSSIHSATHLATMASTVSAYKEKMKELSLLSLICSCFHTQPHPNTIYQYGDMEVKQLDKRASGQSFEVILKSPSDLSPESPVLSSPPKKKDLSLEELQKRLEAAEERRKTQEAQVLKQLAEKREHEREVLHKALEENNNFSRLAEEKLNYKMELSKEIREAHLAALRERLREKELHAAEVRRNKEQREEISG
- the STMN3 gene encoding stathmin-3 isoform X2; translation: MDDFNCVWLQPPTAESDLPLFHSIAALQRKASKAFFRSSLLLHLPSSIHSATHLATMASTVSAYKEKMKELSLLSLICSCFHTQPHPNTIYQYGDMEVKQLDKRASGQSFEVILKSPSDLSPESPVLSSPPKKKDLSLEELQKRLEAAEERRKTQEAQVLKQLAEKREHEREVLHKALEENNNFSRLAEEKLNYKMELSKEIREAHLAALRERLREKELHAAEVRRNKEQREEISG
- the STMN3 gene encoding stathmin-3 isoform X3 translates to MASTVSAYKEKMKELSLLSLICSCFHTQPHPNTIYQYGDMEVKQLDKRASGQSFEVILKSPSDLSPESPVLSSPPKKKDLSLEELQKRLEAAEERRKTQEAQVLKQLAEKREHEREVLHKALEENNNFSRLAEEKLNYKMELSKEIREAHLAALRERLREKELHAAEVRRNKEQREEISG